In Pseudomonas sp. MYb327, one DNA window encodes the following:
- the betB gene encoding betaine-aldehyde dehydrogenase: protein MARFELQKLYIDGAYSDASSDATFEAINPANGEVLAKVQRATKEDVERAVVSAEKGQKIWAAMTAMERSRILRRAVDILRERNDELAALETLDTGKSYSETRYVDIVTGADVLEYYAGLVPAIEGEQIPLRTTSFVYTRREPLGVVAGIGAWNYPIQIALWKSAPALAAGNAMIFKPSEVTSLTTLKLAEIYTEAGLPAGVFNVLTGSGREVGTWLTEHPRIEKVSFTGGTDTGKKVMASASSSSLKDVTMELGGKSPLIICDDADLDRAADTAMMANFYSSGQVCTNGTRVFVPAHLKAAFEAKIAERVARIRIGNPEDENTNFGPLVSFAHMESVLGYIAKGKEEGARLLCGGERLTEGEFAKGAFVAPTVFTDCTDDMTIVREEIFGPVMAILTYETEEEVIRRANDTDFGLAAGIVTKDLNRAHRVIHQLEAGICWINAWGESDAKMPVGGYKQSGVGRENGISSLNNFTRIKSVQVELGDYASVF from the coding sequence ATGGCCCGTTTCGAATTGCAAAAACTCTACATCGATGGTGCTTACAGCGACGCCAGCAGCGACGCCACTTTCGAAGCCATCAACCCGGCTAACGGTGAAGTCCTCGCAAAAGTACAGCGCGCAACCAAGGAAGACGTCGAGCGCGCGGTAGTCAGCGCCGAAAAGGGCCAGAAAATCTGGGCTGCGATGACCGCCATGGAGCGTTCGCGCATCCTGCGTCGCGCGGTAGACATCCTGCGCGAGCGCAACGATGAACTGGCCGCCCTGGAAACCCTGGACACCGGCAAGTCGTACTCCGAAACCCGCTACGTCGACATCGTTACCGGCGCTGACGTGCTGGAGTACTACGCTGGCCTGGTTCCGGCCATCGAAGGCGAGCAGATCCCGCTGCGCACCACGTCGTTCGTCTACACCCGTCGCGAGCCGCTGGGCGTCGTGGCCGGTATCGGCGCGTGGAACTACCCGATCCAGATCGCCCTGTGGAAATCCGCTCCGGCTCTGGCGGCCGGTAACGCGATGATCTTCAAACCAAGCGAAGTCACTTCCCTGACCACGCTGAAACTGGCCGAGATCTACACCGAAGCCGGCCTGCCAGCGGGCGTGTTCAACGTTCTGACCGGCAGCGGCCGTGAAGTCGGCACCTGGCTGACAGAGCACCCACGCATCGAGAAAGTCTCGTTCACCGGCGGCACCGACACCGGCAAGAAAGTCATGGCCAGCGCTTCGAGCTCTTCGCTCAAGGACGTGACCATGGAACTGGGCGGCAAGTCGCCGCTGATCATCTGCGACGACGCCGACCTCGATCGCGCCGCCGACACCGCGATGATGGCCAACTTCTACAGCTCCGGCCAGGTCTGCACCAACGGCACTCGCGTGTTTGTACCGGCGCACCTGAAAGCCGCTTTCGAAGCCAAGATCGCTGAGCGCGTTGCACGCATCCGCATCGGCAACCCGGAAGACGAAAACACCAACTTCGGTCCGCTGGTGAGCTTCGCCCACATGGAAAGCGTGCTGGGCTACATCGCCAAGGGCAAAGAAGAAGGCGCACGCCTGCTGTGCGGCGGCGAGCGTCTGACTGAGGGCGAATTCGCCAAAGGTGCGTTCGTTGCTCCGACCGTGTTCACCGACTGCACCGACGACATGACCATCGTTCGTGAAGAAATCTTCGGCCCGGTGATGGCGATCCTGACCTACGAAACCGAAGAAGAAGTGATCCGCCGCGCCAACGACACCGACTTCGGCCTGGCCGCCGGTATCGTCACCAAGGACCTGAACCGCGCCCACCGCGTGATTCATCAACTGGAAGCCGGTATCTGCTGGATCAACGCCTGGGGCGAGTCCGACGCGAAGATGCCGGTTGGCGGCTACAAGCAGTCGGGTGTTGGTCGTGAGAACGGCATCAGCTCGCTGAACAACTTCACCCGCATCAAATCGGTACAGGTCGAGCTGGGCGATTACGCCTCGGTGTTCTAA
- the betI gene encoding transcriptional regulator BetI, with translation MPKVGMQPIRRQQLIEATLLAVDQVGMGDASIALIARLAGVSNGIISHYFQDKNGLIAATAQYLMSVLSENVTARRQALTDDSPRAHLQVIIEGNFDASQVNGPAMKTWLAFWATSMHHPSLHRLQRINDHRLYSNLCCQFRRVLPLDDARSAARGLAALIDGLWLRGALSGDAFDTEQAHRIAYEYMDFQLAKRVS, from the coding sequence ATGCCCAAGGTCGGTATGCAACCCATCCGTCGCCAGCAGTTGATCGAAGCCACATTGCTGGCGGTCGACCAGGTCGGAATGGGGGACGCCAGCATTGCGCTGATCGCCCGTTTGGCCGGTGTCTCGAACGGCATCATCAGTCATTACTTTCAGGACAAGAACGGCCTGATCGCTGCCACGGCGCAGTACCTGATGAGTGTCCTCAGCGAGAACGTCACCGCGCGCCGTCAGGCGCTGACAGATGACAGCCCGCGGGCGCATCTGCAGGTGATCATCGAAGGCAACTTCGACGCCAGCCAGGTCAATGGCCCGGCAATGAAAACCTGGCTGGCCTTTTGGGCCACCAGCATGCACCACCCGTCTTTGCACAGGTTGCAGCGGATCAACGATCACCGTCTGTATTCCAACCTGTGCTGCCAGTTCCGCCGCGTATTGCCGCTCGATGATGCGCGCAGTGCAGCCCGTGGCCTGGCAGCCCTCATTGACGGTTTGTGGTTGCGCGGCGCCCTGTCGGGAGATGCTTTCGACACTGAGCAAGCGCACCGGATCGCTTACGAATACATGGATTTCCAACTGGCCAAGCGGGTGAGTTAG
- a CDS encoding BCCT family transporter — protein MFYTSTALILLLTAILIIAPQEAGRLLGTAQAWLSRSFGWYYMVVIAAYLIFVVGLAFSSYGELKLGSKDDTPDFSYGAWAGMLFSSGIGISLLYFGASEPLDHYFNPPEGVAASNLAARQAVQLTFLHWGLHGWAIYALVGLAVAYFAYRHNQPLALRSALYPLVGERWVKGAAGHAVDGFGMFVTLLGLVTNLGIGSLQVSSGLENLFGMEHSNTNLLIVIIVMSTVATIAAVSGVENGIRRLSNLNIVLFSGLLIFVLLFGPTLHLLNGFVQNVGDYLNGVVLKTFDLYVYEGDSEKSDRWLGLWTLFYWAWWISWAPFVGMFIARISRGRTVRELVAGVLLIPLGFTLAWLSIFGNSALDLVMNHGAVELGKTALEQPSMAIYQLLEHYPASKVVIGVSIFVGFVLFLTPADSGAVMMANLSCKGGNVDEDAPHWLRIFWSVVITLVTIGLLFAGNFEAMQTMVVLAGLPFSVVLVCFMFGLHKAMRQDVQIEQEQAELAARGRRGFSERLTQLDLQPSQSVVQRFMDKHVSPALQDATTQMRAQGLEVQTLLGKSKRCMGVRVEMEEGNPFVYEVSLDGYLATPTESAVSDEMRPDEARQRYYRAEVYLHNGSQDYDLMGFTQDQITRDVLDQFESHRQLLGRVYS, from the coding sequence GTGTTCTACACCTCTACCGCGTTGATTCTGTTGTTGACCGCCATTCTGATCATTGCCCCGCAAGAGGCCGGCAGACTGCTCGGTACGGCGCAAGCCTGGTTGTCCCGCAGCTTCGGCTGGTACTACATGGTAGTGATCGCCGCCTATCTGATCTTTGTGGTTGGCCTGGCGTTTTCGTCCTACGGCGAACTCAAGCTGGGCAGCAAGGACGACACCCCGGACTTTAGCTACGGCGCCTGGGCGGGGATGCTGTTCTCGTCGGGTATCGGCATTTCGCTGCTGTACTTTGGTGCCTCCGAGCCGCTCGACCACTATTTCAATCCGCCGGAAGGCGTGGCCGCCAGCAACCTCGCCGCACGTCAGGCCGTTCAGCTGACGTTTCTGCACTGGGGTCTGCATGGCTGGGCGATCTACGCACTGGTCGGTCTGGCCGTGGCTTACTTTGCCTACCGTCATAATCAGCCGCTGGCGTTGCGTTCGGCGTTGTATCCGCTGGTGGGCGAGCGTTGGGTCAAAGGCGCGGCCGGGCATGCGGTAGACGGTTTTGGCATGTTCGTGACTTTGCTGGGGCTGGTCACCAACCTGGGCATTGGCTCGCTGCAGGTGTCGTCCGGGCTGGAAAACCTGTTCGGCATGGAACACAGCAACACCAACCTGCTGATCGTGATCATCGTGATGAGCACCGTGGCGACCATCGCCGCCGTGTCGGGTGTGGAAAACGGTATTCGTCGCCTGTCCAACCTCAACATCGTGCTGTTCAGCGGCCTGCTGATTTTCGTGCTGTTGTTCGGCCCGACCTTGCACCTGCTCAACGGCTTTGTGCAGAACGTCGGGGATTACCTGAACGGCGTGGTGCTGAAGACCTTCGATCTCTACGTGTACGAAGGCGACAGCGAGAAGTCCGACCGCTGGTTGGGTCTGTGGACCCTGTTCTACTGGGCCTGGTGGATTTCCTGGGCGCCATTCGTGGGCATGTTCATCGCGCGTATTTCCCGTGGTCGCACGGTGCGCGAACTGGTCGCTGGCGTACTGCTGATTCCGCTGGGCTTCACTTTGGCGTGGCTGTCGATCTTCGGTAACTCGGCGCTGGACCTGGTGATGAACCACGGCGCGGTTGAGCTTGGGAAAACGGCGCTGGAACAGCCGTCCATGGCGATCTACCAATTGTTGGAGCATTACCCGGCATCGAAGGTGGTGATCGGCGTGTCGATTTTCGTCGGTTTCGTACTGTTTCTGACCCCGGCGGATTCCGGCGCGGTGATGATGGCCAACCTTTCCTGCAAGGGCGGTAACGTCGACGAAGATGCGCCGCACTGGCTGCGGATCTTCTGGTCGGTGGTGATCACCCTGGTGACCATCGGCCTGCTGTTCGCCGGTAACTTCGAAGCCATGCAAACCATGGTGGTGCTGGCCGGACTGCCGTTCTCGGTGGTGCTGGTGTGCTTCATGTTCGGCCTGCATAAGGCGATGCGCCAGGACGTGCAGATCGAACAGGAACAAGCGGAATTGGCGGCACGTGGTCGCCGTGGTTTCAGCGAGCGTTTGACGCAACTGGACCTGCAACCGAGCCAATCGGTGGTGCAGCGTTTCATGGACAAGCACGTGAGCCCGGCCTTGCAGGATGCGACCACGCAAATGCGTGCTCAAGGGCTGGAAGTGCAGACGCTGCTGGGCAAGTCCAAGCGTTGCATGGGCGTGCGGGTCGAGATGGAGGAGGGCAACCCGTTTGTCTATGAAGTCAGCCTGGATGGCTATCTGGCTACGCCGACCGAGTCGGCCGTCTCTGATGAAATGCGGCCCGATGAGGCGCGCCAGCGCTACTACCGCGCCGAGGTGTACCTGCACAACGGCAGCCAGGACTACGATTTGATGGGTTTCACCCAGGACCAGATCACCCGTGACGTGCTCGATCAGTTTGAAAGCCATCGGCAGCTCCTTGGCCGGGTTTACAGCTGA
- the choV gene encoding choline ABC transporter ATP-binding protein — MSIIRFEDVDVIFTKDPREALKLLDQGMTRSEILKKTGQIVGVEKASLDVEKGEICVLMGLSGSGKSSLLRCINGLNTVSRGKLFVEHEGKQINIASCTPAELKMMRTKRIAMVFQKFALMPWLTVRENISFGLEMQGRPEKERKKLVDEKLELVGLTQWRNKKPDELSGGMQQRVGLARALAMDADILLMDEPFSALDPLIRQGLQDELLELQRKLSKTIVFVSHDLDEALKLGSRIAIMKDGRIIQYSKPEEIVLNPADDYVRTFVAHTNPLNVLCGRSLMRTLDNCKRINGSVCLDPGGDSWLDLAEGNTIKGARQNGSALDLQNWVPGQAVEGLGRRPTLVDSNIGMRDALQIRYQTGNKLVLHDNNHVVGILGDSELYHALLGKNLG, encoded by the coding sequence ATGAGCATAATTCGCTTCGAAGACGTCGACGTGATCTTCACCAAGGACCCGCGCGAAGCCTTGAAACTACTCGACCAGGGCATGACCCGCAGCGAGATCCTGAAAAAAACCGGGCAGATCGTTGGCGTGGAAAAGGCCAGCCTGGATGTCGAGAAAGGTGAAATTTGCGTGTTGATGGGCCTGTCCGGCTCTGGCAAATCCAGCCTGCTGCGCTGCATCAACGGCCTCAACACCGTCAGCCGCGGCAAGCTGTTCGTCGAGCACGAAGGCAAGCAGATCAACATTGCTTCCTGCACCCCGGCCGAACTGAAAATGATGCGCACCAAGCGCATCGCCATGGTGTTCCAGAAGTTCGCCCTGATGCCTTGGCTGACGGTGCGCGAGAACATCAGTTTCGGTCTGGAAATGCAGGGCCGTCCGGAGAAGGAACGCAAGAAACTGGTCGATGAAAAACTCGAGCTGGTGGGCCTGACCCAATGGCGCAACAAGAAACCCGATGAACTGTCCGGCGGTATGCAGCAGCGTGTGGGCCTGGCCCGTGCGCTGGCGATGGACGCCGACATTCTGCTGATGGACGAACCGTTCTCGGCGCTCGACCCGTTGATCCGCCAGGGCCTGCAGGACGAACTGCTGGAGCTGCAACGCAAGCTGAGCAAGACCATCGTGTTCGTGAGCCACGACCTCGATGAAGCCCTGAAGCTCGGCAGCCGTATCGCGATCATGAAAGACGGCCGGATCATCCAGTACAGCAAGCCGGAAGAAATCGTCCTCAACCCTGCCGACGATTACGTGCGCACCTTCGTGGCCCACACCAACCCACTGAACGTGCTGTGCGGTCGCAGCCTGATGCGCACCCTGGACAACTGCAAGCGCATCAACGGTTCGGTGTGCCTCGATCCGGGCGGTGATTCGTGGCTGGACCTGGCGGAAGGCAACACCATCAAGGGTGCACGTCAGAACGGTTCTGCCCTGGACTTGCAGAATTGGGTACCGGGCCAGGCGGTTGAAGGTCTGGGTCGTCGGCCAACGTTGGTGGATTCGAACATCGGCATGCGCGACGCGTTGCAGATTCGCTATCAGACTGGCAACAAACTGGTGCTACACGACAACAACCATGTGGTCGGGATTCTGGGAGACAGCGAGCTGTACCACGCACTGCTCGGCAAGAACCTGGGATAA
- the choW gene encoding choline ABC transporter permease subunit: MLIDQKIPLGQYIAGFVEWLTQHGANTFDAIAVSLETMIHGVTFALTWFNPLVLIGLIAILAHFIQRKWGLTAFVVASFLLILNLGYWQETMETLAQVLFATLVCVVIGVPLGIVAAHKPMFYTMMRPVLDLMQTVPTFVYLIPTLTLFGLGVVPGLISTVVFAIAAPIRLTYLGIRDVPQELMDAGKAFGCSRRQLLSRIELPHAMPSIAAGITQCIMLSLSMVVIAALVGADGLGKPVVNALNTADIALGFEAGLAIVLLAIMLDRICKQPDAKVGGDA; the protein is encoded by the coding sequence ATGCTGATTGATCAGAAAATACCTCTAGGCCAGTACATCGCAGGCTTCGTTGAATGGTTGACGCAACACGGCGCCAACACCTTCGACGCAATTGCCGTGTCACTGGAAACGATGATCCACGGCGTGACGTTTGCGCTGACCTGGTTCAACCCGCTGGTCTTGATCGGCCTAATCGCAATACTTGCCCACTTCATCCAGCGCAAATGGGGCCTGACCGCCTTCGTCGTTGCCTCCTTTCTGCTGATCCTCAACCTGGGATACTGGCAGGAAACCATGGAAACCCTCGCCCAGGTGTTGTTCGCGACCCTGGTCTGCGTAGTCATCGGCGTACCGCTGGGTATCGTCGCCGCGCACAAACCGATGTTCTACACCATGATGCGTCCGGTGCTCGATCTGATGCAGACCGTGCCGACCTTCGTCTACCTCATTCCTACCCTGACCCTCTTCGGTCTGGGTGTGGTCCCCGGTCTGATCTCGACGGTGGTGTTCGCGATTGCCGCGCCCATCCGCCTGACTTACCTGGGCATCCGTGATGTCCCGCAAGAATTGATGGACGCCGGCAAGGCCTTTGGCTGCTCGCGACGCCAGCTGCTTTCGCGAATCGAACTGCCCCACGCCATGCCAAGCATCGCGGCCGGTATCACCCAGTGCATCATGCTGTCGTTGTCGATGGTGGTGATTGCGGCACTGGTGGGCGCCGACGGCCTGGGCAAACCCGTGGTCAACGCACTGAATACCGCTGATATCGCCCTGGGCTTCGAAGCAGGCCTGGCGATCGTACTGCTGGCGATCATGCTCGACCGTATCTGCAAACAACCCGACGCCAAAGTAGGGGGTGACGCATGA
- a CDS encoding choline ABC transporter substrate-binding protein, translating to MKGSPSLLLAALLSLPVLAQAADPAQCNTVNFSDVGWTDITATTATTSVVLNALGYKTKTTMISVPVTYKSLADGKNMDVFLGNWMPTMENDIKAYRDAGTVETVRTNLKGAKYTLAVPQALYDKGLHDFADIAKFKKELDGKIYGIEPGNDGNRLIQSMIDKNAFGLKDAGFKVVESSEAGMLSQVDRAQKRDTAVVFLGWAPHPMNKRFKIQYLTGGDDFFGPDFGAATVATNTRKGYAEECSNVGQLLKNLEFTVDMESELMGNILDDKMKPDAAAKAWLKKNPQVLDTWLAGVTTIDGKPGLEAVKAKLNQ from the coding sequence ATGAAAGGTTCCCCGTCGTTGTTGTTGGCCGCCCTGCTTAGTCTGCCGGTTCTGGCGCAAGCCGCCGATCCGGCCCAATGCAACACCGTAAACTTCTCCGATGTCGGCTGGACCGACATTACCGCGACAACCGCGACCACCAGCGTCGTGCTCAACGCCCTCGGCTACAAGACCAAGACCACCATGATTTCCGTGCCGGTGACCTACAAGTCCCTGGCCGACGGCAAGAACATGGACGTGTTCCTCGGTAACTGGATGCCGACCATGGAAAACGACATCAAGGCCTACCGCGATGCCGGCACCGTGGAAACCGTGCGCACCAACCTCAAGGGCGCCAAGTACACCCTCGCTGTGCCCCAGGCGCTGTATGACAAAGGTCTGCATGATTTCGCCGACATCGCCAAGTTCAAGAAAGAACTCGACGGCAAGATCTACGGCATCGAACCGGGTAACGACGGCAACCGCCTGATCCAGAGTATGATCGACAAGAACGCCTTCGGCCTGAAGGACGCCGGCTTCAAGGTCGTTGAATCAAGCGAAGCGGGCATGCTGTCGCAGGTCGACCGCGCGCAAAAACGCGATACCGCCGTGGTGTTCCTGGGCTGGGCCCCGCACCCGATGAACAAGCGCTTCAAGATTCAATACCTGACCGGCGGCGACGATTTCTTCGGCCCCGATTTTGGTGCCGCCACCGTGGCGACCAACACCCGCAAAGGGTACGCCGAGGAATGCAGCAACGTCGGTCAGTTGCTGAAGAACCTGGAGTTCACCGTCGACATGGAAAGTGAACTGATGGGCAACATCCTGGACGACAAAATGAAGCCTGACGCGGCCGCCAAGGCCTGGCTGAAAAAGAATCCCCAGGTGCTCGATACCTGGCTCGCTGGCGTGACCACCATTGACGGTAAACCTGGCCTGGAGGCCGTGAAAGCCAAGCTGAATCAGTAA
- a CDS encoding L-serine ammonia-lyase: protein MAISVFDLFKIGIGPSSSHTVGPMRAAALFVQGLRERGLLDQVRRVEVQLFGSLSATGIGHGSDNAVIMGLMGEWPDAIDPSQIGIRIATLRETDTLLLDGRVSVPFNWTRDMRLIDENLPFHPNAMTLIVEGDDGELYRDTYYSVGGGFVVDEAQASSGVVDLDRTVLPYDFSSAAELLELCKKHNLRVADLMMANEKVWRSEEEIRSGLMTLWRAMQDCVEQGLKHEGILPGGLNVRRRAAKLHRSLQELNKPNVIGSTLSAMEWVNLFALAVNEENAAGGRMVTAPTNGAAGIIPAVLHYFMKFSEDVTDANVVDYFLGAAAVGILCKKNASISGAEVGCQGEVGSACAMAAAGLAEILGATPEQLCNAAEIGLEHNLGLTCDPVGGLVQVPCIERNAIAAVKAINAAQMALRGDGQHFISLDRVIRTMRDTGADMHDKYKETSRGGLAVSAVEC, encoded by the coding sequence ATGGCTATCAGTGTTTTCGACCTGTTCAAAATCGGTATCGGCCCTTCCAGTTCGCACACCGTGGGGCCTATGCGGGCGGCGGCGCTGTTCGTGCAGGGTTTGCGTGAGCGGGGGCTGCTTGATCAGGTTCGGCGTGTCGAAGTGCAGCTGTTTGGTTCGTTGTCCGCCACCGGCATCGGCCACGGCAGCGACAACGCGGTGATCATGGGGCTAATGGGCGAGTGGCCGGATGCGATCGATCCATCGCAAATCGGCATCCGCATCGCCACCCTGCGTGAAACCGACACCCTGTTGCTCGACGGCCGCGTGTCGGTGCCATTCAACTGGACTCGGGACATGCGCCTGATCGACGAAAACCTGCCGTTCCATCCCAACGCCATGACCTTGATTGTCGAAGGCGATGACGGTGAGTTGTATCGCGATACCTACTATTCGGTTGGCGGCGGTTTTGTCGTCGACGAAGCCCAGGCTTCAAGCGGTGTCGTCGACCTTGATCGCACTGTATTGCCTTACGATTTCTCCAGCGCCGCCGAGTTGCTGGAGCTGTGCAAGAAGCACAACCTGCGCGTGGCCGATTTGATGATGGCCAACGAGAAGGTCTGGCGCAGCGAAGAGGAAATTCGCAGCGGCTTGATGACGCTCTGGCGCGCCATGCAGGATTGCGTCGAGCAAGGCCTCAAGCACGAGGGCATCCTGCCCGGTGGCCTGAACGTGCGCCGACGTGCGGCCAAGTTGCATCGCAGCTTGCAGGAACTGAACAAGCCCAACGTGATCGGCTCGACGCTGAGCGCCATGGAGTGGGTCAACCTGTTCGCCCTGGCGGTCAATGAAGAAAACGCTGCCGGTGGGCGCATGGTCACGGCGCCGACCAATGGCGCGGCGGGGATCATTCCGGCGGTGTTGCACTACTTTATGAAGTTCAGCGAAGACGTGACCGACGCCAACGTTGTCGATTACTTCCTCGGTGCGGCAGCGGTTGGAATCCTGTGCAAGAAGAACGCCTCGATCTCCGGTGCCGAAGTCGGCTGCCAGGGTGAAGTGGGCTCGGCCTGCGCCATGGCAGCGGCGGGGCTGGCGGAAATCCTCGGCGCCACGCCGGAGCAATTGTGCAACGCGGCGGAAATTGGTCTGGAACATAACCTTGGACTGACCTGCGACCCGGTGGGCGGGTTGGTGCAGGTGCCGTGCATCGAGCGCAACGCGATTGCCGCGGTGAAAGCGATCAATGCGGCGCAGATGGCCTTGCGCGGTGATGGTCAGCACTTTATCTCGCTGGATCGGGTGATTCGCACGATGCGTGATACCGGTGCCGACATGCATGACAAATACAAAGAGACTTCGCGGGGTGGATTGGCCGTTAGCGCTGTGGAGTGTTGA
- a CDS encoding GlxA family transcriptional regulator produces MTSFNSGAQPQNRAPQSIGFLLLDNFTLISLASAVEPLRMANQLSGRELYRWTTLTVDGGQVWASDGLQITPDASMHKAPALDTVIVCGGIGIQRTVTREHVSWLQSQARQSRRLGAVCTGSWALACAGLLDGFDCSVHWECLAAMQEAFPRVAMSTRLFTLDRNRFTSSGGTAPLDMMLHLISRDHGRELSAAISEMFVYERIRNEQDHQRVPLKHMLGTNQPKLQEIVALMEANLEEPIDLDELAVYVAVSRRQLERLFQKYLHCSPSRYYLKLRLIRARQLLKQTPMSIIEVASVCGFVSTPHFSKCYREYFGIPPRDERVGSNTTQQVAMMPLPQALVLSPLSGPLSALSQARNESTFASVRL; encoded by the coding sequence ATGACGTCGTTCAACTCCGGGGCCCAACCCCAGAACCGTGCGCCTCAATCCATCGGCTTTTTGCTGCTGGACAATTTCACGCTGATTTCCCTGGCTTCCGCAGTCGAACCACTGCGCATGGCCAACCAATTGTCCGGTCGCGAGTTGTATCGCTGGACCACCCTCACCGTCGATGGCGGTCAGGTCTGGGCCAGTGACGGTCTGCAAATCACCCCCGATGCCTCCATGCACAAAGCCCCCGCCCTGGACACCGTGATTGTCTGCGGCGGTATCGGAATTCAACGCACTGTTACCCGCGAACACGTTTCTTGGCTGCAAAGCCAGGCCCGTCAGTCCCGTCGCCTAGGCGCGGTCTGTACTGGCAGCTGGGCCCTGGCGTGCGCCGGCCTGCTGGACGGTTTCGATTGCAGCGTGCATTGGGAATGTCTGGCGGCGATGCAGGAAGCTTTCCCGCGTGTGGCCATGAGTACTCGTCTGTTCACCCTCGACCGTAACCGCTTCACCAGCTCTGGTGGCACGGCGCCGCTGGACATGATGCTGCACCTGATCAGTCGCGATCACGGTCGCGAACTTTCAGCCGCGATTTCGGAGATGTTCGTCTACGAGCGCATCCGTAACGAACAGGATCACCAGCGCGTGCCGCTCAAGCACATGCTCGGCACCAATCAGCCGAAGTTGCAGGAAATCGTCGCGCTGATGGAGGCCAACCTTGAAGAGCCGATCGACCTCGACGAGCTGGCGGTGTATGTCGCGGTCTCCCGTCGTCAGCTCGAGCGCCTGTTCCAGAAGTACCTGCACTGTTCGCCGTCGCGTTACTACCTCAAGTTGCGCCTTATCCGTGCGCGTCAACTGCTCAAGCAAACGCCGATGTCGATCATCGAAGTGGCGTCGGTGTGTGGTTTTGTGTCCACGCCGCACTTCTCCAAGTGCTACCGCGAATACTTCGGCATTCCGCCGCGTGACGAGCGCGTAGGTTCCAACACCACGCAGCAAGTGGCGATGATGCCGCTGCCACAAGCGCTGGTGCTGTCGCCGCTGTCCGGGCCATTGTCGGCGTTGAGCCAGGCGCGCAATGAGTCGACGTTTGCTAGCGTAAGGCTCTAA
- a CDS encoding gamma-butyrobetaine dioxygenase — translation MNTAAAFADFRTYPLISALTGVQAMADRVLVKWADNRVSPFHHQWLRDNCPCPQCVYTVTREQVLEIVDVPENLTPTETCVDAEGCLCVQWQDGHLSRFDPGWLRAHAYDDESRAERRAGKPKARLWRSDLQLPVFDYQALINDNDALLQWLLAVRDVGLTQVRGVPTEPGSLKLIAQRISFIRESNFGVLFNVQSKADADSNAYTAFNLPLHSDLPTRELQPGLQFLHCLINDAEGGESIFVDGFAIAESLRLEDPESFKSLCEVPVEFRNKDRHSDYRCLAPIIALDALGQVSEIRMANFLRGPFDASVEQMPKLYRAYRRFIAMTREPRFRLMQRLNPGELWCFDNRRTLHARNAFDPATGARHFQGCYVDRDELLSRILVLQR, via the coding sequence TTGAACACCGCCGCTGCTTTTGCCGACTTCCGTACTTATCCGTTGATCAGCGCGCTGACAGGCGTGCAGGCCATGGCGGATCGTGTTCTGGTGAAGTGGGCTGACAACCGCGTCAGTCCCTTCCATCATCAATGGCTGCGGGACAATTGCCCGTGCCCGCAATGCGTGTACACGGTGACCCGCGAGCAGGTACTGGAAATCGTCGACGTGCCGGAAAACCTGACACCCACCGAAACCTGTGTCGATGCTGAAGGCTGCCTGTGCGTGCAGTGGCAGGACGGCCACCTCAGCCGTTTCGATCCCGGCTGGTTGCGCGCCCACGCTTACGACGATGAATCCCGTGCCGAACGCCGCGCAGGCAAGCCGAAAGCCAGGCTCTGGCGCAGTGATTTGCAGCTTCCAGTGTTCGATTACCAAGCGCTGATAAACGACAACGACGCCTTGTTGCAATGGCTGCTGGCGGTGCGCGACGTCGGGCTGACTCAAGTCCGTGGCGTGCCGACCGAACCCGGCTCCTTGAAGTTGATCGCCCAGCGCATCTCCTTCATCCGCGAAAGCAATTTCGGCGTGCTGTTCAACGTGCAATCCAAGGCTGACGCCGACAGTAACGCCTACACCGCGTTCAACCTGCCGCTTCACAGCGATTTGCCGACTCGCGAATTACAACCCGGCCTGCAATTCCTCCATTGCCTGATCAATGACGCCGAGGGTGGCGAGAGCATTTTTGTCGACGGTTTTGCCATCGCCGAGTCGTTACGCCTGGAAGATCCCGAGTCGTTCAAAAGTCTCTGCGAGGTCCCCGTGGAATTCCGCAATAAAGACCGCCACAGCGACTACCGCTGCCTCGCGCCGATCATTGCGCTGGATGCCTTGGGGCAGGTGTCGGAAATTCGCATGGCAAACTTTTTGCGGGGTCCGTTTGATGCCTCGGTGGAGCAGATGCCCAAGCTCTATCGCGCATATCGACGGTTTATTGCGATGACTCGCGAGCCTCGGTTCAGGCTGATGCAAAGGCTCAATCCCGGCGAGCTGTGGTGCTTCGACAACCGCCGCACTTTGCATGCGCGTAACGCGTTTGACCCGGCCACCGGGGCGCGGCATTTCCAGGGGTGTTATGTCGACCGGGATGAGCTGTTGTCGCGCATTCTGGTGTTGCAACGCTAG